A window of Elgaria multicarinata webbii isolate HBS135686 ecotype San Diego chromosome 2, rElgMul1.1.pri, whole genome shotgun sequence contains these coding sequences:
- the NUP35 gene encoding nucleoporin NUP35: MAAFGMELPLPSPSVGAEPMALGSPTSPKPGAGAQFLPGFLMGDLPTPVTPQPRSLSGPSVGVMEMRSPMLAGGSPPQPVVPTHKDKGGAPPVRSIYDDVASPGLGSTPLTSRRPASFSVTQSPVSGCMPATPGTGASIFSPASLAQPRKTTMSPAQLDPFYTQGDALTSDDHLDDTWITVFGFPQASASYILLQFAQYGNILKHVMSNTGNWMHIRYQSKLQARKALSKDGRIFGESIMIGVKPCIDKSVMENIDRGSASSQSSVFTPPMKTLGTPMQPSSTPRISTMRPLATAYKASTSDYQVVSDRQTPRKDESIVSKALEYMFGW; this comes from the exons GTGCTGAACCAATGGCGCTGGGTTCCCCTACCTCTCCAAAGCCAGGTGCTGGTGCTCAATTTTTGCCTGGATTTTTGATGGGTGATTTACCAACTCCTGTGACACCACAACCTCGCTCCTTAAGTGGTCCTTCGGTTGGTGTAATGGAAATGAGATCTCCAATGCTTGCTG GTGGATCTCCTCCACAGCCAGTAGTTCCAACGCACAAAGATAAAGGTGGTGCTCCACCAGTTAGAAGTATATATGATGACGTAGCTAGCCCAGGTCTTGGATCAACACCCCTGACTTCAAGAAGGCCA GCCAGTTTTTCTGTAACACAGAGTCCAGTTTCTGGATGCATGCCAGCAACCCCTGGAACAG GTGCAAGTATATTCAGTCCAGCAAGTCTTGCACAACCCAGGAAGACCACAATGTCTCCAGCTCAGCTAGATCCATTCTATACTCAAGGAGATGCTCTAACATCAGATGATCATCTTGACGACACTTGGATAACAGTATTTGG GTTTCCTCAAGCATCTGCTTCATATATCCTCCTACAGTTTGCACAGTATGGAAACATATTGAAGCATGTG ATGTCTAACACAGGAAACTGGATGCATATTCGCtatcagtcaaagctgcaggCCAGAAAAGCCTTGAGCAAAGATGGAAGAATTTTTGGTGAATCTATCATGATTGGAGTGAAACCTTGCATAGATAAA AGTGTGATGGAAAACATAGATAGAGGCTCTGCATCATCCCAATCTTCAGTCTTCACACCGCCAATGAAAACATTAGGTACACCAATGCAGCCTTCAAGTACTCCGAGAATCTCCACTATGAGACCTCTTGCTACAGCATATAAAGCTTCAACTAGTGACTACCAG GTGGTTTCGGACAGACAGACTCCAAGGAAAGATGAAAGCATTGTTTCCAAAGCTCTGGAATACATGTTTGGCTGGTAG